GCATCAGAAATGATGTTGTTCAAGCTTACATCTTTGTGTAGGAGTGTCGACAGGTTGCTGAAATCAAGTTGCGGGTTCACAGTGGCAAGCTTCATGGACAGGAACTGAAAGTGTAATAAACAGCAAAATTGATTAGAATTTCGAGCTATGACCGTGTTATGTAACCAAATGTAGTGGAATCCTCACCTCAACTTGCTGCTGCAGCGACTGCACATAGTTTATGATATCATCGATCATGAGTGCCTTGCCAACCACCTACAATAGGGAATCACCTCAAATTAGCCCAATTACAGACACCAATTGACACTTTAGACACAACAATTCACTGTCCAAGAACTGTATGATCATACCTTGTTGCATCCTGGCACTAGGTCCTGTAGAAACTTCATCCTCTGGCTAATCTTCTCTCTTCTAACCTATCAAGACACCAATAACAAAGTGTGATTGTGAATTCAAACCCAAAGAACAAAATTCCGTTTGCAATTCAGCCCAAACGGTAGGAACCAAGTGGAACTACAGTGTCTTACCCTCTCCGCAAGGCTGTGGCTGTCAGTCGCCTGACCTCGCCGCGCCCGGACATGGACGTAGTCTTTGGGCGGATCGACTGCCGGCTTCGGGCTCTTCCCCTTACCCTTCTTCTGCCCTTTGACTTCAACCGATGCATCgatcgccgccgcctcctctacCTCGGGCTTCACCGGACTGTCGCTAGCGCCCACTCTGCACCTCTTCCCGTCAGGAACCTTGGCCTCCGCAGCCTGCAAACCAATATTCAGAACGACACCAGCACCATCAAGAACCAGCAAGCTAAATTCAAAGCACTCGGTAGCGGAAGAATCCAGTGCGCGCTGGTCGTTTCCGCACCTTGCCCAAGCAGGCCTCCTTGCCGCCGGCGGACCCCGTGGGCGGCGCCTTGCGCTTCCTGGCATTGCCGCCGTCACTGGCGCGCACCCACGCCGGGTCGGACACCGAGGACCCCTCCGgggacccgccgccgccgctgccacagGCCCCCGCGGCGACCCCGGGCACCCCGAAGAGGCCGGCGCCGCCGCAGAGCGTGTCGAGGAACCCGGTGTCCAGCGCGGCGAAGTCGAGCGCCGGGGCGGATGAGCCCATGAGCAAGCTGGCAACGTAGTCGCTGtccattgaatgaaagaaagggCGCTGCCGCAGGAATTGCGCAGGAAGCAAAGTGGGGTGAGGAAGTCTTGGGTCGTCTCGTCTCCTCCGAGCTCGAGTCCGCGGTGGATTTGGGGGAAAGCGAAGCGAGCGAGGCCGCGGAGCCGGTAGGTGGGGGATTGCTTTATAGAGCGGTTGTTGCCGCTGCGGTTGGGTTTGTGCGCCGCGCGCCGCGTCCGTCGCGTAGCTCGGCGCGGTGGGATGCTTGCGGCGGTGGGTTACCAACGGGTTCTATTGCGGCGGCGCTAGTGGAGGAGAGGGGAGAAACGGCGGTCAAAACGGGACGGGGCGGGTGGAGGTGTGGCCGCCGCGCCGGCAGGCCGAGGAAATAACGGTCTCTGGCAGCTCACCATTGGGGCAGTGCTCCAGTATTTCTGGCTCCGAAGGAAAGACGTTTCTGCCCCTGCGCTAACGCATCACGGAAGGTGCCCTCCAGCGTGTTGACAGCCTACACTGGACCGTGAAAGAATTCTAAAAACTAGCAGGGAACCCCGCGCTTTGCGCGGGCAATAGTGGAGAAGAAAGATTTGTATTGAGGCGTAAAAAAAACAGGGTGTTACTGTTCCTTAATGGGCTAAACACTGTTCATAATACCCTGTTACTGTTTATTTAAAAAAACGTTAGTGCTTATCTTCGAACCCGGTACTGTTTATAAAAACCCGTTAGCCGGTAACAGTGGTTGGTGAGAGAGATCGGAGATCTGAGATTGCACGCTCTTTATACTATAGTATAGATATGCCGTCTTTTAGGGTGAGTAGTTTTGTAGTACTTCCCTCCATTTGTGTTTACTTCTCAGTAATTTTTTACGGTAGCAAATTTGACtatctgtttttttttaaaaaaaaatcttagatacttcaacgtatataacactaatgaagtatgttcaataaagaatcatatatatgaaaacttgatgtatctaaaaatcttttaCAGAAAAAAAAATGTATAGTCAAAATTACTACAGTAAAAATTCGGTGACAAGTAAACGAAAACGGAGGTAGTACTACTGGACTAGGATCCAAATTTCTAGAACCTCTATTTGACTGGCTAGTACTCGCTCTATTCCAAAACTTTTTTTTTATCATgcatttactatgtatctagatatgtTATTATATCTACCCACATAGCAAAATtatgtaaaaaaaatcaaaacgacttataatttagaacggatggagtactaTTTATTAGTTCAAGCTAAATTGCTCCATCCATAAAAAAAGTAATTCTTATGTTTTTAAGAGTCAAATAACTTAAGCTTAACTAAATCTATAAAATAATtagtaatatttatgatactaaataaatatcaataaattattataaaaatattttttatatcaaaCCTATTTCAAGATATACATATTGATATTATTTTCTCTAAATTTAGCCAAGCTTAAGAAGGTTTGACTTAATTTGAATCTAGAATTGCATTAGTTAATTAAAGTTTAGTTTGGGTCGTGTTTGAATCGTCAACTAAGGATTTGTTTAGTGTGGCTCCCGCACGGCTCCGATTCTGGCTCCGGCAATAGAGCCGCACCAAATGGTGCTGGCAGAAGGAGGGCTTTCGAAATGAAATGGCTAAGGATGAGCCATTTTCTTGTACGACAGACAAAGCCACGATTTTTGGTCTTGGCAAAAGGGCTCCGACACGTGAGGACAAACAACCCCTGAAAGTCTCATGAGGTGGGTTTACCCAACTAATGGACTTGTTAGTTGGAGGGCTAGACAAATAGTGGACCTAATAATCTGAATATTTGGATAGATTACGACTAAATTGTAGCCACTCATTATTAGTTCAAGCCATCTAACCAAACATTTATTACTCATAGTTAGTGCAAATTCAAGTTGGATAATATAAAAGTTCTGCAAGAATGTTAAGCCCTCATGCCATCGTGTGGCTTATTGGTGCATGTTTGTCACCTCAAGCTAATCAAACTCAATACCCCATTTGGTAAAAAAAGGGCTATTGCGTTCTTGCCCCTATTTTGAAtcacaattgtgattttacctctattttctttcactttgtgtttttacccctgctTTTCCAAAACGAAGGTTTAGTTTACCCCTACTCCGTGAACAACAGGTAACGGTGTTAAAAAAGTTGAAAGATGATAAGTTTGCCCTTCCGAATATTacgtttttgcccctattttAAA
Above is a genomic segment from Miscanthus floridulus cultivar M001 chromosome 3, ASM1932011v1, whole genome shotgun sequence containing:
- the LOC136546554 gene encoding transcription factor BHLH089-like, which produces MDSDYVASLLMGSSAPALDFAALDTGFLDTLCGGAGLFGVPGVAAGACGSGGGGSPEGSSVSDPAWVRASDGGNARKRKAPPTGSAGGKEACLGKAAEAKVPDGKRCRVGASDSPVKPEVEEAAAIDASVEVKGQKKGKGKSPKPAVDPPKDYVHVRARRGQATDSHSLAERVRREKISQRMKFLQDLVPGCNKVVGKALMIDDIINYVQSLQQQVEFLSMKLATVNPQLDFSNLSTLLHKDMYQPCGPSANSVFPLESAGAAFPFCDQADLFHNFGSGAMEDHCSLTLLDTALPHTANPQFAFQKQQRDFWEDGLQNALPTGSEQRQEDGLLIPNFDGQLQADQAKIEF